GGCAGTTCCGCCATTATCGAGTACCCAATACCCTCCTGCATCAGCGAAAACCCTGGCCCGGAAGTTGCGGTCATCGCCTTCAAGCCTGCGGCGGTCGCGCCATTCATGCAGCAGATTGAAGCAATTTCGTCCTCCATCTGCACGAACGTCCCCCCCACCTTGGGTAACTCCCGCGCCAAGTATTCGGCAATTTCGGTCGAGGGCGTGATTGGGTACCCAGCAAAGAACCTCACGCCGGCCCGAATTGCGCCGATGGCGCACGCCTCGTTGCCGGATAGGAGCTGCGCCGCCACTAGGAACCGCCTTTCGCCGGCTGCCTGCTGCCGTGTGCCTTGGCGTTCCCTGCGACCTGCGGATTCATCGCTCTTGCCTGTCGGTCCAGAACACCTCCGGCTGCTCCAACCCTTGAACCCTCAGCCCCTTGAACCCTCCCTTTCGTAACGAATATCGCCAGGTCCGGGCAACGCAGCTCGCACATCCGGCACGCGATGCACTTCTCCGGATACGCGACCTTGACCTTGAACCGGTCATCAAGCTCTAAGGTTCTGGTCGGGCAGAACTCCACGCATATCCGGCACCCCTTGCAGAAGTGCCGCAGTAACGTGAACCTGTGCCCGCCCGGAGTCACAACTTCGGTCGGTTCCTGTAACAGAAACTTCTTCATCGGCTATGGGTTATCTTTCTCGGCCCGAAGATTCTATGTCCGGCTCAGCCCTCGTCAACCCCGATGTTGCTGGACCCAAGCATGCCCGGATGCCTGCGCGGCTCCGCATGACTCGTTCTCGGTCGCCATCAAGCCTGTCCGAGATTCTCGCCCTTGACTTCGAATTCGGCAAAGCCAGGAGTCAGACCGATACCATCGGTAAGACCGGGCTGGAGTCCGGCTCGATGGCATGCGACCTGAGCTACGGCATAATTGGCCGCCGAACTTGTCGTGTTGCCGCGATGGTCACGCCCTGTGTCACAAATCAGGCACCGTGCGTACACGAGCACCGGCTAACCAAGCGGTAGCTCAAACTGGAGTCCGAGAGGTAGTCAGACCGGAGCCGAACGACCCACAACTCGGCCGCACTACGACCTGGCCGAAAACCAAAGATGCCATGGGTAGCCGCCTCCTTGGCGACCCCTACCCTTGAATTATGAGCCTTGGTTTTCGCTCCAACCTACAGGCAATACTGGTCTTATGTCCGGTACATTCGAATCTTCCAACTGCCGTTTGTTGCAAGATTGGCCGAAACCAGTCCAAGCAAAGACAGCGGCTTTTCCACCCCAAGAGGAACAGAATAGGAAACTTAGGCTCGGAGGCAGATATGTTCGCCGCCGGACGAATCGAGGCATGAGTACAGTAAACGCTCGCGTCACTTGGAATGAAGCAACAAGAATGGCTGCTCTCGGCCACTGACAAGGACGTTTTTCAGAAGCGTCCGCTGACTCCGGTATGCGTTCTACTAGTAGGGTTTACCCCGGCCCAGCCGCTGCCACTGATCGAACACGGCCCGACACTCCTCCCGCATGAAGCCTGGAAAGAGCTCAAGCTGATTACCGGAGAGCTTTCGGAGCTCTTCAGCGGGCAGTCGAATTTCATTGAACCCAGCCTGCTCTGCATCCTCGATACGGGCGCCGTACACTATTCTCGAAACCCTTGCCCAGTGCGCGGCAGAAAAGCACATCGGGCACGGCTCACAGGTCGCGTAGAGCGTGCACCCGGAGAGGTCAATCGTACCGAGCTTCTTGCACGCGGCCTGGATAGCGTTAACCTCGGCGTGCCGGGTCGGGTCGGTATCCTGCCACACAGTATTGCCGGTTACGGCAAGCACGCGGCCCTGCTTGGTAATACAGCATCCGAATGGAGACTGGCCCTGTTCTATTCCAGCTAGAGCGCATTGAATCGCAAGGTCCATTGCCTCTCTGTCGGTCCGCACATGTTCGGGCACAATGATCTCTCTCATCAAGGTTTATTTCTACCAGTTCGCACTCGACCTGTCAAGAACGTCGAGACCGTCTGTGAACCCTGCGCTTGACAGCAAGCACCGTCCAACTAGATTATGCGTTGAGGAAATCTTGACCAATTCCGCCCGACGCATCCTGACCCGAGTGGCAATCGTGCCACTGGTCTTGTTTGCGTCCGGATGCGCCTACTTCAACACCTTCTACAACGCCCAGAGCTACTACAAGGAAGGTGTCCGACTCAAGGAACAGAAGCAGGTCACCGCGGCAAAGGCGAAGTTCGAGAAATCAATCGAGAAATCGGCTCTGGTGATTTCGCGCTGGCCGCGCTCAACCTGGGTGGACGATGCGACGTTTCTCATCGGAATGGGCTACTACGAGATGGGCCATTACCCGAAGGCGGTGCGCCATTTCGAACAACTTGTCCTAGCGTTTCCATATTCCCGACTGGTACCGCAAGCCAAGCTGTACCGCGGACTTTCGCTCCTAAAGAATAAGGAATACGGTGTCGCAACGGTAGTGCTAGACGGGGTCAAGAGGAACTATCCACGCCTGCGCGACGTGGCCGCTTTCAACCTTGCAGCAGCATTTTATGACCGTGAAGACTACGGCCGTGCCGTGGACTCGCTCTCTGCCTTCGTCGCAAATTTTCCAACTTCACCACACGTCCGGACCGCGGTCGAACTCCTGGCCGACGCCTGCTTCCGTTTGGGGCGGTGGCCGGAGGCAGAAAAATGGTATCAACACAGCGTCCGACTGCTGCATGACCCGATAGCCCGGGCTAATGCGCGGCTGCAGATCGCCGCGGTACTGCTCGAGGAGGGCAAATACGAACAGTCGGCACGTCAGGTAGAAGAAGTTCTCGGCCGCTACCGTGACCTTGACGACCAAGCAAACCTACTTCTCGGCCGCGCACTGTACGAGCTGGGCCGACACGAGGATGCAATTGCCACCTGGGCAAAAGTACGCGGGTCGAGTGATGTCGGCGCTGAAGCATTCTTCCGCATCGGCAAGCACCACGAACAGAAGAAGAACTTTGTCGCAGCCCGAGCTTATTACGACACAGCTAAGACACGCAAGGCAAACTCGAACTATGGCGTCCAGGCAGTGAAACGACTCTCACTTCTTGATGCCTTGGCAAAGGGTGACTCGACCGTCCGCGAGCCAGCCGAGGCACGGTTCCTTCTGGCCGAAATCCACAATTTGAACTTGGCGGAATACGATGAAGCAATGAGGCTATACCAAAGTGTGTACGACTCATTTCCAGAAAGCCAGTGGGCACCCAAGGCGCTGTTCGCCAAGGCTTGGATATTGAGAAATGCGAAGGGCGACACAGCAGCCGCGATACCGGTCCTGAACCAGGTCATTGCCGAGTATCCCCAAACTGAGTACGCAGACGAGGCAAAACTTTGGCTCGGTCTACCGGTCCCGAAACGCAAGGTAGCCCAGAAAAAGGCCACCAAGCCGGACACACTCGCCGTTGCCCCTGATACCGTGAGACCAACCCCGTCCCCACTGCCATCGGCTTCGGAGACTCTCGCACACACTCCGAGCCCGCCGGAGCGGCTCCGTAAAAGGCCAAGCGCCGAAACCACGCGTTTCGTTCCGGCCGAAACACTGCCTGAAAAGATGCCGGTCAAAGCGTCCCCCGCGGAGACGGCCAAGGCCGAGCCCACGCACCCCGGGGCGCTGGTGCTTGAGATTGTTCGTTTCGACACCGACCGGTGGAACATACGTGATGCCGACGCCGAGGTCCTGCGCAGGAACGCTGAGAAGCTCAAAGCATACCCGGGGGTGAAAGTTAGGATTGTTGGACACTGCGACCCGCGAGCCTCTGATGCATACAACATGACACTGGGCCTGAAGCGGGCTGATGCGGTAAGGATGTTCTTGGCTGACGCCGGTGTGGACGCAGCGCGACTTGAAGTCCGAAGCGAAGGCGAGCACAAGCTGATTTCAACCAGACCGGAAGAGTATTGGCTCGACCGCAGGGTAGAGTTTGAGCTTATTGACTAGCCGGCCCGCGCTGGTCGTGGGCAGAACCTGGCTGACCGCTGACATCGTCTCTTTCTGGATCAGGGAAACCATTCTGGCAAGAACTGTCGACCCCGGTCAGTTTCTTGGTGTCAGACCCGGCCTTGGCCCTGACCCCATGCTACGCCGACCACTCTCGGTGGCGGACGTAGCTGGCAACCGGCTGAGGCTCATCTTCCAAGTGAGAGGCCGAGGTACTGAGATGCTTGCCCGGGCGAAACCCGGAGACTACCTTGACGTACTCGGCCCCCTGGGTAAGCCAGCGCCGCCTCTGGATCAATACAGACTGGTCGTCTGCGCCGGCGGAGTGGGCGCGGCCCCTCTTCTGTACTACGTGCGACGGATGAAGAAGCGCAGGCACACTCAGGTTTTTCTTGGCGCACGAAGCAAAGAACGGCTCATACTCGTGGACGAGTTCCAGCGCACCGGCGTACCAGTCATGGTGGCGACTGACGACGGCAGCGCCGGATATCACGGAACGGTAACGGAGCTACTGGTGAATAGAATCCGGGTTCAAGACCCCGAAGGGACTGGAAAGAAATACGGAGCGCAACAGACAGGAGGCGTGAAGCGGCTCGTGGTGCTGGCTTGTGGGCCGAAGCCGATGCTTGCCGAGCTGGTTTGTCGCCTGGCCCCGTTTCCGGTCTGGGGATATATCGAGGAACGGATGGGATGTGGCACCGGAATATGCTACTGCTGTGCTCTGCCTAGAAGAGACGGCGGGTACACCCGATTCTGTCAGGAAGGGCCGGTGGTATTGCTGAACGAGGTCATACTGTGAAGGTCCACACCCGGTTCGCCGCCGGCCGCTCACGGTCAAGGATTACAACTTGTGGTCCAGCTGCCATCCGCGTCGGTCAGACCATGTTCTCCAACCCGGTGCTAGCCGCATCCGGAACTTGGGAGTTCGGTCTGCGATTCAGACGTATCTCGAACCAGCTTGGCGGTATCATAACCAAGGGCATCACGCTCGATCCCAGGCCCGGAAACCCGCCACCTAGAATCTGTGAGTTCCCGGGCGGCATCCTGAACTCAGTCGGACTCGAAAACCCCGGACTTGTTGCATTTCGTACCAAGATTTTGCCTCGCCTAAACACGCTCAAGTGCCGAGTAATTGTCAACATAGCCGGTTTCAAGCTCGGAGAGTACCCAAGGCTTGTCTCCGAGCTGGACGAGAAAAAACTCGACGGGTTCGAATTGAACGTATCGTGCCCAAACGTGAGACATGGCGGCGTAGCGTTCGGGCAGAGCCCTACGATGGTTGAGCGAATAACAGCACTGGTCCGCAAGCAGACGCGCAAGACTGTTATCGTCAAGCTTACAGGGAATTTTGTTGACCCGGCCGAGACCGCAAGAGCAGCCGAGGCCGCAGGAGCAGACGGCGTAACGGTACTGAACACACTTTACGGTCTGGCTCTGGATGAAACAGGCAGACCTTTCCTCGGTGGCGTAACCGGAGGCATCTCCGGCCCCGCGCTGAAACCTTTCGCACTCTTCTGCGTTGAACGGGTCGCGCGGGCAGTCGACATCCCAGTCATTGGCTGCGGTGGTATCGCGAGCGGCCGGGACGCGCTGGATTTCCTCAGTGCGGGAGCGAAACTGGTGCAGGTCGGTACCGCGAGCTTAGTAGACCCGAGTGCACCACTTCGGGTCTGGCAGGAACTCAGGGACTGGCTCAGTCGGAACAGCGTGAAGTCGTGGGAACAGGTTGTTGGTCGCACGAGGAGATAGCGATGACAAAGTTGGCGTTGGCTCTGAATGTAGCCCAGCAAAACAAGGCGCTTGAGTGGCTGGACCGCATCGGAAACCGAGTTGACTGCTACAAGTTGCAGATGGACCTCTTCGGCCGAGCCGGACCGGGTCTGGTACGAGAGTTCGTGAGACGGGGCGCGTCAGTATTCCTCGACCTGAAGTTCCACGACATACCGACGGTGGTGGCGGACGCGGTCAGTGCGGCCGCGGACATGCAGGTATCGCTCTTGACCGTGCATGCAACCGGAGGTACGAAAATGCTTGAGGCCGCGGCCGAAGCATCGCACAAGGCCGGCAGCGGCCGACCTTTGGTGATTGCCGTGACGGTGTTGACAAGTCTCGATGAACTCGAGCTGTACCGAGTATTCGGCTTCTCAGGAACTGTCCGTGAGAGAGCGTTAGCTCTTGCGCAACTCGCCAAAGCCTCAGGATGCGATGGCATCGTCTGTTCTGCCCAAGAACTGAGCAGTATCAAAGCCGAATGTGGACGGAATTTCCTTGCCGTTTGCCCGGGTATTCGACTGGCCGAAACTCGGAAGCAGTCTGTTTCAGGTCCTCCTGACGACCAAGCAAGGATAGGCACTGCTCAACAGGCCGTAGCGGACGGCGCCGACTACATCGTGGTCGGCCGGCCAATATATCGGGCCAAGGACCCGTTGGCGACGATTGCCGAAATCAGAAAACAGATGGAGAGAACAAAGTGAGTGGGAAACAAATCAAAGCCAAGAGCAAGAAGACAAGCCCTTGGAAGGAACGCCAGAAATTCAGACGCGCCAAGCAGCCGTCACCAGTACCAGCTCCAACTCGCAGGACACCAAACCAAGATACCTTTGCCGAGTTGCTCAGACAGCATGGCGTGTTGCTTCACGGTCATTTTCTGCTAAGTTCGGGTCGGCATTCGGCCCAGTACTTTGAGAAGTTCCGCATACTTGAGAATCCCGCGCTCTGTGAGACATTTGCCCAGGCTCTTGCCAGCCGGTTCGTTGACAAGAATCCGACCGTTGTCTGTGGACCGACTACCGGCGGAGTAATAATCGCCTACGAAGTCGCTCGACAACTTCAATGCAGATGCGTAATTGCTGAAAAAACCGACAGCGGTCGAAAGATAGGTCGTGGGTTCAAGCTAGGGCCTGAAGACAGGGTACTGGTTGTTGACGACGTAATGACGACCGGCGGGTCGCTAGTCGAGACACTGACCGCACTGGATGAGTTCCCGTCAAAGGTGGTGGGGGTTGGTGTATTCATTGACCGGAGTGGCGGCAACAACAAGCTAGGCCAACCGTATTCGTCCGTCTATTCGCAGACCATGGAAACGTGGGACCCTGGCAATTGTCCATTGTGCCGGTCTGGCACACCACTCAGTGTGCCAGGCCGCGGCGGTGGGTAGCGACCGCACGGCACGGTCGAAGTAACTACCCTTTTTTCTTCTCGGCCTCGTATTCCTTCTGCCTGGCCTGGCGGTCGGCCTGCAGCTTGGCCAGCTTCTCGACAAGCTGTTTGATGCGAGTATCAACCACAACCGGTGCATTCGTCTCAGCCGACACTTGTTCATACACCACGCCGCCAAGCTCAGCCAGCCCCCTCTCAATCTGCCGGCTCAGGTTCACGATGTCCATCTTAAGACGGCCGCGACGAGTCAGGTCCTCGGCTTCCTTGATTGCGCTCCTGGTAGCATCAGTAAGCCATTCGCAGACGTCTTCCCAGAGTGTCTTCAGGTCCTTGTCACTCATGACCCGATTCTAACCCCAAGCCTGCGCTAGTCAACGCACTACGAGCAGTCGCCGCCTCCCGTTGACATGCACCCCAGGCACCAGAAAGTAGACGCCAGCCGAGACAGAAGCTCGTTCAACTAGGCGACCACTAACTGAAACCAGGTTCACGTTGCCACTTATTCGCCAAAGGTCCCGTGCTCTGACTACGGTAGGCGCAGGCCGTGATTCTGAAGCTACCGAACACTGCTCAGCAATTGCACCAGTGACCGATGCCTGGTACGAGTAGCCGATACGCCCGGCCGGGTTGTGATTCACAGGAATCAGATAGACCAACTGATAGGCGGTATCAAAGCCCGGGACCAAAGTGGTTCCGTGCTGAACCGAGTCGAGCTCCACGGTATCAAGCAGAATCCGACCGTTGATGGTGTCCTCGCCGAACACAAAAACGTGGAAGTTACCGAAGTCTTCACCGTCGAACTCAAGTTCCAGCGTGCGGCCGCGACCGAACAGCACATGCTCACCGGCCCAGCGGGCAAGGTCGGCCGAGCGCGCCACCGGGTATGACACATGGTACGCGGTTGTAGCAAAATATGGCACCCGCTCGCCAAAGTATCCGTACTTGCCTCCGGCGAAACTCGTGTCGTTGATGCGGCACGCAACAACCCACTGGTCCAACACTCCTTCGAACCGCTCGGACAGTCCGGTCGCCTCAAAACCCGCGTCTACGCCAGCAAGGCCGCGTTCTGGTGAAGCAATGATGTTGTGAATGAGCTCGGTGCCGACACGACCGCCGTACTGTTCATACAAGAATAGAGACCAGAGATAGGTCTTGATGTAGTCGGCCCATGACCCGCTCCAGGCTGTAAGGTCATTGTCCGAGTTTGAAGGAAAACCGGAAATCCTGTCGGGCGCCCCAAACAACCACATCGCAAGTTCACAGAACCCTTCCTGAACCCAGGTTTCCTCAGCTTGATCATAGTTCCACTGAATCATATGGCCGAACTCGTGGGCCGCGATGGCAATTCGATAATCCTCAGATGGACTATTTGGATAGCAGTCAAGATACACGCACTCGACCTCGTTAGAATGATAGCCCCACATCCGCATGGCGGTCGAGTCGTAGTACTCGTCGAAGTATTGCCAGAATCCGTCAAACGCAATACCGTGATAGGTACCGATATTGTAGTAGAACAGATACACGGCCGAGTCATTGTCAATTGCATCCGGCGGCATACCCAGGTTTGTGGTGTTGTGGTACCACACCCCGTGCCACGGGTCCCGCGGGCTGGAGTTCTCAAACCGCTCAACAATTCTCGCGGCGTCGGCCGAGTCCACAAGCCCAGCGTTCCACACCGAGTCATCAACCATCACGTAACAGTGCAAGCCCCGAGCCCGACAGGTCATTTCGGCCTGATACTGTCGGGGCGGCATCACGGTCATGTTCTGAAGCCAAACCAACCGCTTTTCGCCCAGCGCCGGAGGATTAGCGGAACGCTTGGTTTCAGGCATCGGCAGTGCTACGTTTGGAAAGAGTCGATCAAAGATGGGAGTAGCGCAATTCATCGGTGCAGAACTGGTCTGCCCGAACAACAACAGAACAACGACAAGCATTCTATCCCCGAACCCTACTGGGTCAGTACGAGCTTGGCATTCGCAACGCCGGAACAGGCATAGTAACAGCCGGGCGGGACTCTAACTCCGACGCCATCACGACCGTCCCAGGTCGCGGACCCGGAGCCCGACGGACCATGACTAACCGCAAGCCTCCGGACGAGCTGGCCGCTCATGTCGTAGATCCTCAGTTCTGTGGAGCTGTCAGCCGACAGCCGCAAGTAGACAGCCGTCCCGGACGGGTTGGGAGAGGCAAGTATAGTAGGTCGCAAGAACCGGAAAGCCAGGTCGCACTCGCCGACACCTGAAGCTCTCCCACGCCACACACAAACCGGGTTGTTCGAGACCGCGCCGACACTGTCCGAATTGAACCCAGCGATGCTGTCCTGAATGAACGCGATTGCGAGCGAGTCGCCCGAGCAGTTACGGGCAATGTTCGGAAACCGCTTGGAACTCTGGTCCGGTGCGGTCAGCCGAACCGGAGCAGACCAGTTGACGCCGTCCGCAGACGAGGCCAGGAATACGTCGGCGCGAAGCAGGCTGGTTGAAGGTTCGACATTACTGGAGTCAAACTGCTCCCACGCAACGAACAGCCGACCGGTTGCACGGTTCTGGCCTAGACTCGGCCGGTCGCAGATTGAAGCGTGGGGGCCAAACCCGCCGGCGAGCGTGTGAGACTCGGCTCGGTGGATCCGATGCCAGGTGGCAGTTCCCGAGCTGTACAACCACAATTCGGCCGGATTTGGGAGTACCGAGTCCGCAACCGAAGGAGAAACCGTGGTCACGAGCAGCCAATCATCGTTCATATCGAACAGGCCGGACGCCCCGCGAGCGCAAACAGTGACGGTATCGCCACCGTATGCCGCCGGTGCCGACAACTGCATCACCGGTTCCCAGGTCGCACCGCCGTCAGTCGAGAGCCGGTAGTACAACCCAAGCGAGTCCCCATTTCCTCTCATCCATGTCGCAAGCAGTTTGTTGGACTGAGTCGAGGCAACCAGGTTGTGGCCGAACGCCCCAGTCTGACTCCAGCCAACCGGAGTCTCCCAGGTGCACCAGAACGTCGAGCGCGAGTAGTACAGATTGTCCTCGGCTGCGAACTTGATGGTCAACAGGTGAACAGTAAAGTCAGGTGTCATCGCAACAATCGGAAGGAAATAACCGGTCAGTGTCGGCGCACCGACGCATTCGTCAAAGATACCCGCACCAGGCAAGAGGTCCCGGGCCAGGGTCGGTGCGAACTGAGGTGGCATGCCACCGGCATTATAGTGACAGCCGATGAGCGCGACACCATCCTGTGGACTCACTTCGAGCGTACCGTACCCGGTACGGCGACTTACCGGCTTCATCCCTGAATTCATGAAGTCCGGTTCAGTCCAGTTCCATGAGCCGGTGGATAGGTCGTAGAAGTTGTACTTCATGTTGCGGTCTGGCCAATTCGACCCGTGGGGCTGGGCTGAGTACATCCAAGCAACGTGGATACCGACACCAGACACGAAACCGACCCATTGCAGGGATGGACCTGAGTTCTGGTTGTCGTAGGTCGTGCCGCCTACTGTGTCCAAGACACCGGCCGGCTGGGCCATGGTTAGACCACCAAGGAAGATAAGTATGCCCATAGTTCTCATCTAGTTCTCCTTCGACTCCGATCTGGGCGGCACGATTCGTTGGCCTCGCCACCTGCCGGGCGAGTTGTCGAACACCTGGACAACATGGTAGATGACGCCAATGGACTTGTGCGGAGACTGGCCGTGGAAGTAGTCGTGAACAAGGTTAATGTATTCGACCGCCTGCCTTTGATACTCGGTAAGTCCGGGGTCGTCGGGATGAAGCATCTGGGCGATGCAGCGCAGTTCATACGACTTGGGCAGGTCCAAAAAAACGACTGCAACGCCCGGGTCGGTCATCTGATTCAGAAAAGTATGAGTCTCGAAGTCCGGACTCGCATACAGCTCAAGCGAACTCTGTTTGGTCAGGTCAAATACTTCGGCTCCCCTAGCGTACAGACTCTCCAGAGTCCTTAGTTTGTCAGACAGGGAATCGTTCCACGTACGCTTGAGCAACCCGGCTACCTCGGCCAACTTCTCCGGTTTGGGCAACCAGCCCATCCCCTTGACCGCATTGTTCACAGTGAACTCAGTGTCTCGGCGTCTCGCTCCGTGACTGGCAACAATACCGTTGTGCGGGCCGGATAGAGTCGGCATGCGCATTTCCTTGGAACCGAGCAATTCGCGGTACTCGGCCAGTTGCCTGAGCCGGCCTTGGAAGTTCCACTTCTGGAAATCTTCCGGCAGCTCCACAACATCGAAGTCCTGCCATCGGCCATCAACCCTGGCCCGGATTATGCCTTTGCCGAGCGCGACATCGTCAACCACGTCTTGATGGAACCAGCCCGACCACTTACCCTTCTTGCCCGAAGGGTCTGACGTGTCGGGTGTAAACTTCACATCTTTCCAGTATGTCACGTCGCCCTGCTCAGGATTGTCGAACTCGGACCTTGTGCCCGCGGACGGCCCAGGACAGCGGCAAGACAGCACCAGCGCGGCTAGACAAGTAGCAGTCAACAGCATCCTCTCGGAC
This genomic interval from candidate division WOR-3 bacterium contains the following:
- a CDS encoding 2-oxoacid:acceptor oxidoreductase subunit alpha: MAAQLLSGNEACAIGAIRAGVRFFAGYPITPSTEIAEYLARELPKVGGTFVQMEDEIASICCMNGATAAGLKAMTATSGPGFSLMQEGIGYSIMAELP
- a CDS encoding 4Fe-4S binding protein: MKKFLLQEPTEVVTPGGHRFTLLRHFCKGCRICVEFCPTRTLELDDRFKVKVAYPEKCIACRMCELRCPDLAIFVTKGRVQGAEGSRVGAAGGVLDRQARAMNPQVAGNAKAHGSRQPAKGGS
- a CDS encoding nucleoside deaminase, whose amino-acid sequence is MREIIVPEHVRTDREAMDLAIQCALAGIEQGQSPFGCCITKQGRVLAVTGNTVWQDTDPTRHAEVNAIQAACKKLGTIDLSGCTLYATCEPCPMCFSAAHWARVSRIVYGARIEDAEQAGFNEIRLPAEELRKLSGNQLELFPGFMREECRAVFDQWQRLGRGKPY
- a CDS encoding tetratricopeptide repeat protein, with the protein product MISLIKVYFYQFALDLSRTSRPSVNPALDSKHRPTRLCVEEILTNSARRILTRVAIVPLVLFASGCAYFNTFYNAQSYYKEGVRLKEQKQVTAAKAKFEKSIEKSALVISRWPRSTWVDDATFLIGMGYYEMGHYPKAVRHFEQLVLAFPYSRLVPQAKLYRGLSLLKNKEYGVATVVLDGVKRNYPRLRDVAAFNLAAAFYDREDYGRAVDSLSAFVANFPTSPHVRTAVELLADACFRLGRWPEAEKWYQHSVRLLHDPIARANARLQIAAVLLEEGKYEQSARQVEEVLGRYRDLDDQANLLLGRALYELGRHEDAIATWAKVRGSSDVGAEAFFRIGKHHEQKKNFVAARAYYDTAKTRKANSNYGVQAVKRLSLLDALAKGDSTVREPAEARFLLAEIHNLNLAEYDEAMRLYQSVYDSFPESQWAPKALFAKAWILRNAKGDTAAAIPVLNQVIAEYPQTEYADEAKLWLGLPVPKRKVAQKKATKPDTLAVAPDTVRPTPSPLPSASETLAHTPSPPERLRKRPSAETTRFVPAETLPEKMPVKASPAETAKAEPTHPGALVLEIVRFDTDRWNIRDADAEVLRRNAEKLKAYPGVKVRIVGHCDPRASDAYNMTLGLKRADAVRMFLADAGVDAARLEVRSEGEHKLISTRPEEYWLDRRVEFELID
- a CDS encoding dihydroorotate dehydrogenase electron transfer subunit — protein: MSLLTSRPALVVGRTWLTADIVSFWIRETILARTVDPGQFLGVRPGLGPDPMLRRPLSVADVAGNRLRLIFQVRGRGTEMLARAKPGDYLDVLGPLGKPAPPLDQYRLVVCAGGVGAAPLLYYVRRMKKRRHTQVFLGARSKERLILVDEFQRTGVPVMVATDDGSAGYHGTVTELLVNRIRVQDPEGTGKKYGAQQTGGVKRLVVLACGPKPMLAELVCRLAPFPVWGYIEERMGCGTGICYCCALPRRDGGYTRFCQEGPVVLLNEVIL
- a CDS encoding dihydroorotate dehydrogenase; this encodes MKVHTRFAAGRSRSRITTCGPAAIRVGQTMFSNPVLAASGTWEFGLRFRRISNQLGGIITKGITLDPRPGNPPPRICEFPGGILNSVGLENPGLVAFRTKILPRLNTLKCRVIVNIAGFKLGEYPRLVSELDEKKLDGFELNVSCPNVRHGGVAFGQSPTMVERITALVRKQTRKTVIVKLTGNFVDPAETARAAEAAGADGVTVLNTLYGLALDETGRPFLGGVTGGISGPALKPFALFCVERVARAVDIPVIGCGGIASGRDALDFLSAGAKLVQVGTASLVDPSAPLRVWQELRDWLSRNSVKSWEQVVGRTRR
- the pyrF gene encoding orotidine-5'-phosphate decarboxylase, yielding MTKLALALNVAQQNKALEWLDRIGNRVDCYKLQMDLFGRAGPGLVREFVRRGASVFLDLKFHDIPTVVADAVSAAADMQVSLLTVHATGGTKMLEAAAEASHKAGSGRPLVIAVTVLTSLDELELYRVFGFSGTVRERALALAQLAKASGCDGIVCSAQELSSIKAECGRNFLAVCPGIRLAETRKQSVSGPPDDQARIGTAQQAVADGADYIVVGRPIYRAKDPLATIAEIRKQMERTK
- the pyrE gene encoding orotate phosphoribosyltransferase, with amino-acid sequence MSGKQIKAKSKKTSPWKERQKFRRAKQPSPVPAPTRRTPNQDTFAELLRQHGVLLHGHFLLSSGRHSAQYFEKFRILENPALCETFAQALASRFVDKNPTVVCGPTTGGVIIAYEVARQLQCRCVIAEKTDSGRKIGRGFKLGPEDRVLVVDDVMTTGGSLVETLTALDEFPSKVVGVGVFIDRSGGNNKLGQPYSSVYSQTMETWDPGNCPLCRSGTPLSVPGRGGG
- a CDS encoding FlgD immunoglobulin-like domain containing protein translates to MRTMGILIFLGGLTMAQPAGVLDTVGGTTYDNQNSGPSLQWVGFVSGVGIHVAWMYSAQPHGSNWPDRNMKYNFYDLSTGSWNWTEPDFMNSGMKPVSRRTGYGTLEVSPQDGVALIGCHYNAGGMPPQFAPTLARDLLPGAGIFDECVGAPTLTGYFLPIVAMTPDFTVHLLTIKFAAEDNLYYSRSTFWCTWETPVGWSQTGAFGHNLVASTQSNKLLATWMRGNGDSLGLYYRLSTDGGATWEPVMQLSAPAAYGGDTVTVCARGASGLFDMNDDWLLVTTVSPSVADSVLPNPAELWLYSSGTATWHRIHRAESHTLAGGFGPHASICDRPSLGQNRATGRLFVAWEQFDSSNVEPSTSLLRADVFLASSADGVNWSAPVRLTAPDQSSKRFPNIARNCSGDSLAIAFIQDSIAGFNSDSVGAVSNNPVCVWRGRASGVGECDLAFRFLRPTILASPNPSGTAVYLRLSADSSTELRIYDMSGQLVRRLAVSHGPSGSGSATWDGRDGVGVRVPPGCYYACSGVANAKLVLTQ